Below is a genomic region from Isosphaeraceae bacterium EP7.
CTCGTCGTAGACGGGCACTACCACCGACAGCTCGGGGCGAAACGAGGCCCGACCGGCGCCGCCGAAATGCGGCCTCGTCGTCGAGGGTTCATCGTGTCGCATGGCTCGTCCTCGTTTTTTCATGGCTCAGGCGGCCTCGGCCAGGGCCGAGTCGGGCGTGTCGTCTCGGCGGGCCAGGGCGATCAGGCTGCCGCCCACAGGCCATCGAACCAGCCGCCCGATCGAGTGGTCCAGCCTGCTCAGAAGGTCGAGCGCGGCGTTGATCGGCCTCGGTGGGATCGAGACCCGATACTCCGACTCATCCGTGGCGGGGGCCAGCCATCGGCGGGCCAGCAGCGGGCCGACCGTCCAGGCGAACGCATGGCGTACGTCCACAACCCTCAGACCCGCCCCCTCGATCACGGCGGCCAGGTCTCGCATTCGATAGCGCCTGCGGTGCTCGTTGACCACGTCATGACGGCTCCAGAGCGAGGGCATCGCCGGCACGGTCAGCAGCAGCCAGCCGCCGGGAGCCAGCGCCGACCGAGCGGCCTTCAACGACCCGAGATCGTCGTCCAAGTGCTCCAGCACGTCGAGCATCACAACTAGGTCGTAAGGGGTCGTCGCCCGGAATTCGGGGCCGAAGGGGACGACGCGGATAGCACCGGGATGGGTCGCTTCGGCCGCCAGTCTTGCGTCGGGCTCGAGCCCCTCGGCCTCGCCAAGATTGGCCAGGGCATCGAGGACGACCCCGGCGCCGCAGCCGACGTCGAGGATGCGGGCACCCTCGAGGCGGGGGAGGGCGGCCAGCCGTTTCAGGACCAAGGCCTGGCGCGAACGCCACCACCAGTGGCGGCGGGCAAGCTCGGCATAGGCTCGGGCGTAGTCGTCGCGCACGTGCGGAATCCGGCCGGCACGCCGGCACGCCCGGGGGCAGGGGGGAGATCCATCTCCCCGCCTCAACTGCGGAATGGGCCGGGCGCGGCGGGCCAGCGGGATGGTCGCCGAGCCT
It encodes:
- a CDS encoding class I SAM-dependent methyltransferase — its product is MRDDYARAYAELARRHWWWRSRQALVLKRLAALPRLEGARILDVGCGAGVVLDALANLGEAEGLEPDARLAAEATHPGAIRVVPFGPEFRATTPYDLVVMLDVLEHLDDDLGSLKAARSALAPGGWLLLTVPAMPSLWSRHDVVNEHRRRYRMRDLAAVIEGAGLRVVDVRHAFAWTVGPLLARRWLAPATDESEYRVSIPPRPINAALDLLSRLDHSIGRLVRWPVGGSLIALARRDDTPDSALAEAA